The following coding sequences are from one Euwallacea fornicatus isolate EFF26 chromosome 8, ASM4011564v1, whole genome shotgun sequence window:
- the RhoGAP71E gene encoding rho GTPase-activating protein 20 isoform X6 has protein sequence MSTWAARMHRRAATFSNVVTSCGHPSGPYPRRLEKVKFGVPLQEVCKNDIPGPLLVLVLKLNKEAPYRKDVFRAPGHQGAMKKLIHFLQTGRLVNMDNFSVYTIASVLKKFLRKVPGGIFGREIEQRFFDIFENGDQKTQRDEIFRIITSLPVYTQRLLVLLFGTFRVIASNSERSSTGMTSEALGVSVAPSFFHSCVSDGKTAKMEDVMKFKVASKVMKHLIEEFASSNLFGRDNYEYYARVTGRVLRVQGEWICSFQFPPSKGVFSKEFGALERYLSAHISMGPDTWLLFNNYDKYGGYMEGNQSQRDDLPPPDDFYNANNTV, from the exons ATGAGCACTTGGGCGGCGAGAATGCATAGGCGCGCTGCCACATTCAGTAACGTAGTCACCTCCTGTGGTCACCCTTCTGGGCCTTACCCCCGCAGGTtggaaaaagttaaatttggtgTACCTCTTCAAGAGGTTTGCAAGAATGACATCCCTGGACCCCTTTTG GTATTAGTTTTGAAACTGAACAAAGAAGCCCCTTATAGAAAAGATGTCTTCAGGGCTCCGGGCCATCAAGGGGCGATGAAAAAGCTTATTCACTTTCTACAAACGGGGCGGCTTGTTAATATGGATAACTTCAGCGTGTATACCATAGCCagtgtattgaaaaaattccttCGGAAAGTCCCTGGGGGCATATTCGGGAGGGAGATAGAGCAAagattttttgacattttcgaGAATGGCGACCAGAAAACACAGCGAGATGAAATATTTAG gaTTATTACATCTCTACCAGTCTACACCCAAAGGCTATTGGTCTTGTTATTTGGAACTTTCCGCGTGATTGCCTCAAACAGCGAGAGATCCTCCACGGGCATGACGAGTGAAGCTCTAGGAGTCAGCGTGGCCCCTAGTTTCTTCCATTCTTGCGTGAGCGACGGAAAAACTGCCAAAATGGAGgatgtaatgaaatttaag GTCGCCTCCAAAGTAAtgaaacatctcatcgaggaATTCGCTTCGTCCAATCTCTTCGGCAGAGACAACTACGAGTACTACGCTCGTGTAACAGGACGCGTTTTACGCGTCCAAGGCGAATGGATCTGTTCGTTCCAATTTCCACCCTCCAAAGGAGTGTTTTCTAAAGAATTCGGGGCCTTGGAACGATATCTTTCAG CGCACATCTCAATGGGCCCGGACACTTGGCTACTTTTCAATAACTACGATAAATACGGGGGATATATGGAAGGTAATCAATCACAGAGGGACGATCTTCCACCCCCCGATGATTTTTACAATGCCAATAACACGGTCTAG